The nucleotide sequence AAACGCAACGCTGGTTGAAACGCTGTGATCTTATTCATAGAAATAATATAACATACGCAGAGTTGTAGTTgggtatttttttgaattctctttattaatatagttgtattttgttaagtttacaaTGTAATagttttgcaatatttaaaaaaaacattattttttcttatttcctaaaTCTGTATGGTATTCATCAAAACATTTTGGATGTAAtctcaaattacattttttacgtTCATAAACTGTTTGTGAGTGACACATAGCACACCTTTTACGTTTGTTGCCTGGAGGTTTCCATACGACATGATCACGCACATTTATGCGAGGTAAATGGACTGGTCTCTCTGCTTCTTCGATGTCTGATGAATCACTTATTTCATCAGAAACTTCTTCTCAATATAAAAGTCAAGATTCtgcaatttcagttttaaaagaaatttgagaCATATGGCGAGTTCCTTCTGCCTTACAAATCAGGCAATGAATTTTCCTTGCGTTAACAGTGGTACTATTGACTGAATTAATCGCCACCACCATTTTTTTCCACGAATACCAACGCGATAGTTAGCTACGGCATTATCATGCCTGTGGCATCAATGCCATAATTGTCCATTAGATGAAATATTCTTTAGATCAACTGGAAGTTATTACGTGATAAAGCTTGCTTTACTATAGGTATACCAAGTGTTTGCTGTGTACTCCAATAATGTTCAACGTGAGGTACTTTATGATAACCATTTAGTATCAAAATTCCGATGAAACGATTTATCTGTTGCTTGCTAATATCCACTATGATATAATTTTGGTGagcatatatatttgtattcacGACCAGCATTTCCATTATTTCTTCGTCGAAGAACTGCAGAAACAATTCAAATGGTGTTTTGCCacctgaaagaaaaattttatgagcCAAAAATTATCATAGGAATAAAATATTCAGACTCACTCATAGAACCAACAATATTGCTTTTTAAAGATTCCTCACCTGATTCGTCAGGGGgtctaaatttaaaatcaattcaTTTGGTTTTTTCCAGTTTGGTGTACCGAAATCTTTTTCTGCTGTATACCTAGTTGTTTTTGCAGAACAGGATGGTCCATCATCAAGTATTCCAACTAAGCATGACGGCGGCGACGCAAAATCTTCCACATCTGATTCATGTTCGACCTCCAACTCTCTACAAACATCCGTCATAGCTGATACCTCTGTTATCATTTCATTATCGTCAATAAGTTCTTCGTCACTTACAGCGCCAACATCTGCTGGTGGAATATATACGACAgaagttatttttttcgaaataggcTTAACAATTTTCATTCGTTTAGCTGAAACTACTTCGCCTTCATCCTCACTGCTCGAAGTATTTATGTAGGATTCTATTTCTTCAATGGTTAAAAAACGTCGACGATCCATTACTCTTCAATAAAGAATTAAGTAAGGgtacaaaattttgacaaaaaatatcaagagCACATTAGTCTTACCAAAACGATAAAACCTTTCAGCGAAATActtctaaatgtatttttacttgcacaaataaaaataatagcacttATGGTACAAATTGCCATATGAAAATGACATAAACATCAATTTTCCCGCCAAAAATAATGTAATCAAAACGTTGAAGTCTTATGAGTCGTTTCAACCAGCGTTGCGTTTTCGCAACACCTGTTTTTAAGAGtttatttttgcaagaaaacttCAGCTGCATTAGCAGCTGGTATGATAAtgttaatatttcatattttatttttaagaaactagtagaaaacgtaaaaaaaaaactatttttagttctcaaacaattttatgaaaaagtcattattttgcacacttttttctacacttttcCTGATTTGGAACAAATCCGCACACAAAAAATCTTAGAGCATAATTATAAAGTCAAAAGtccaaattacaatataaaatataacattttagagatatcttttttttactgtagcCACAAAGGTTCAAAGTTGCTGTTGCGAAAACGCAACGGCGGTAGAAAATgggttaaggaaaaaattaatttagcactgcaaaactttttctatattttaatgaacatttaaaaagtataacaaatttttgtgctggttaaaataacttgaaaaaaatgtttaacatagaaattagtagagcgctgcaacgctggagtttccaactggcgtacaagatacagctcgtaattattatctaaagcaaaaaattcaaatggatttctaattatcatgaatttttattctagatgaactaaaaaaactgagagaaattccaaaatttcaacttttttgaggttttaaagaaaaaaatgcctttctataaaaaaaaattcacttcaacttgatataaaaatcttgaaaaatttttttttatctattttgttgttcaaatagaagagaatttaatactgaagggaacaagctatgattcatttcaaaaggttcattagttttttttcattcatgtacgccaattcaaagaaatcctaaaaatgaaaagtcgagaaaagaagataaagtttgtactatagctgtccggtcacagcgtaactacctaacgctcgcctacctttggctttgtatctacggaaatattgagaattaggctctgtaactttgtgtgaatattttgaaatatattaggaatcgcttaaaacgaaaaaaaaaaattgagttttttgaccttataaaccagacTCTCCCCTTAATATTCTCCCTTGGAAGGTTTTAGATGGCacacaacttttttaaaaaacacaaaattaattttcaagctACAACAGATTCAAAATTACTCAACTGATTATAGCACTTTTTGCTTTGgattaaaactttgaaaatatttactatcACTCCGCATAAACCAAATTTATCAATTGTTTTCTATTACtatgaaaattttgaacagaaacagagcattaaaaaaaaaccagttTACAGCAGCGACATAAAGCTGCGATTAGTGATGTCGTACCTCAGCCATAACCGTAACCATAGCATtcagctgttctgatcaaacATATGGGCATCACTGTAAACGATTATAGGTGCCTTACCATAACCCCGTAGCCATAACCGTATCCGTATATATCCATTGACTTTTCAATTTTCCCCGTCACAGAAAGCAGCTGTGAAACACCTTacattgttttgatatttgcgataaCAATTTCTGTATTAGAAATGAACGACCAAAAATTAATTGagtttgtgaaaaattatcCGTGTGTTTTATGcaaatgttttaataaattttacattaatATCAACTGTTTATGGTTACGGTATGACTAATCGGCAAATGATGCAATGTTGCCGGCCTGATTACGGTTATGGCTATGGCGATATGGCTACGGCACTACTAATTGCAGCTTAAGTCTGAGTAAACCGGCAAAACAGTGGTACAAATTGCATGCTCTCTGATTCCTGTAACTGCGAATTTGTTATTGGTCCTCACTGCTCTTTCTTACTTATTGCATGCTGGGTACTTGCTAGTATCCAAATATGCACGCGAAAAAAGTAAAGCTGACTCCACTTGCAAAATTTAGCTCTGCTCATGTTGCTATtgtgcaaaatttatagcacaTTCACTTGCAACTACTTACATCATGATGCACCTAGATGGTCTTCAGCTATGGCTCAAACTACAATAACCCGTTGCAAAtggtataaaaacaaacaaaatttaaatttagcccATCAAAAGGtatcaaagcaattttttatgcaaaatcatCTGCTCAACATGAAATTCGATGCGTCTAGTCACAGCTCAAATGTCTATGCCTCTGAGCAACAAAAGCGGGGTGGCACAGGCTTTTTGGAATATTCAAGCAAATAGTAAACCTACAAGAAAAAgtatgtgtatgagtgtgtgtgtctGCGTCTAGGTTGCAGCAAATTAAAACGATCCGCCTTCAATTACACACAAATCACCCTTTATCAAACATACTCACACTGAGTTGTCGCGGTGAGTCCGTCGTAAGGGGAGATatcctttttttttgcacacttCAATCGCTTGTCAGGCAAACATTGCTTGCCAAATTCTAAGTGACAGTTGACACTTCAGTTAACACCAATGACGATGACGGTGGGAGTGTGAGCGCGACAGCTATTGACATCATTGACTGCCACTGAGTTACCATAGACTTGACGTTGACAACGTCATTGATGGCGTTTGCTTTGGAAGTTTGTTTTTTCATACGTAACTAACAACAATAGTTGAATTGAGTAGCTACCTGACATCCCCTTCGTGACGTGACAGCTCTTCTATTAGTTCTAATTAAAATCTAACATTTGAAGTTTTCGTTTTGATGGGAAATTCTATGGGAAATGGTGTGTAATGGATACATTCTAACTGAGCCAATAATACATCGTATGTTCTTTTTAACTGCTGAGaaatatcgatatcgataactatgattaCACAGCTGGGATTGATAAGGTTAAGTCTGAGTAGGCCAGGTTGCTTGTCGAAGACAAGACTCTCAgtggccctaaggcccattgtggtATCTACATTTGATTTGTACCCCTAACTAATTTGTTTAAACCACTCGCATTTGTGTAAGAAagtaactaaattttaaaactccgtgtgaaatttgaaaatttgcaaatttcccaggccttcaaagaaataatcgccaagatatttggcacggcttctttgaggtgaaaggcattcacagaggaggggTTGTGCTACAACcacatttcttcttcatctccagaACACCTGCAGAATTTATTCTACTGGCTACGGTGCAAACAttgcagtgacccgttataacagcTGTGAGTTGAATCCAAGCAAACGTTTTGCCCtcttaagattcagttttggccttTTGGTGCTTTGGAGACCCTAcggttagtagtcagagaccatcTTCTATTGTTTTCTGCGATTATGCCctagtcaatcgcagtgtactTTCGTTTAAATGAAGGCTAATGCCCTCTaccactcatccgctctttcattttccGCCACTCCAGGGTGGCCGGGGACCCAAAAAAGTGTAATGTTGCGTTTaattgtgttgacatttctgtttagCAAAGTTTGGTAAGCCATCATGAATTATTTAACCTCAGAACAACGTTTCCAATTTGGGGAAATTTacttggaaataaataaatctgccCCGCCAAGTTTATAGAGCACTGACGACATCACCGGTCCTTAATTCCTTCAAAATGAGAAACACGCTGTccttacggtgaatggcgagccgccatactgactgaatttttatttcaaaaaattaatcagctgatCATCGACGACATGGTTTTAACGAAACGGCGGAATTTGCTGTTCagtgcgcttaacaatcgatttattgaagccACCATTGGCGCCATACGggcagatttattggaaaaaatagtaaaaaattgaactGGTCGAAAGGGCCATGTAACTCGGAGCCAGGTCACATTTTAAAACACTTTGTAAATGTTGATACTAATGTGACGCTGATGCGTTTGTTCTGCCGGGATATGCAACGTTATGCTACTATGTCAACAGACCAACCACAGTTTAAAACatctcaaaataatattacatatTAACGTAAGGGAGTACTgtacttgttgttgtagcaaactGATTAAGCCTTGCCTACGTAGGTGTTTCATTAACTTTCTTCATCGAAATTCCGTAAAGGAAATATTCTAAATGGACGAACTCCAGCCAAAGGGAAAGGCACATCAATGGAATGTGTTTAACTGAACATACGAATGAGGCACAACCTATTACAATATCTAGCGGATAACTGCATCAGTAAGTATAAGGTTCTAATGAATGGATAATTGATTATATGAAGCAACTCGAGCGCTTCACTTACGATGAGCTTTGACTGATCTGAGCCTACTATTTAAGCTCAAATTAGATGCTTTTTATGGGCAGTTCAACTTGCAGTAGCTTTAAAAAGaagcgaaaatatttcacttacaggactcaacattgaataaatttaaattttttaaattgaatttttattttttattttttacaattcactTCTAATATTTGTACTCCGGCTTACAAATAAGCCAATTTTCAGAAACTGTgagaaactttaaaaaaatatttggctcATTTGGAATGGATTGGCTCAATTATCAAACGAAAAGCTGAGTTTACAAATTTAAGATGTCCCAGACTCAGGCTTTCGAATTTATGCATTTCcgtaattaattttaaagtgaatttttttaagtaaattccaCCTTATTATAATAGAGCCACTACTGTGTCAAAtgcgaaaatatttaattgatttgCAATTTGATTAGATCATCGAAGCTTAAAAAGATTAAATTGCtgcttatacaaatttttcagacaagaaatttgttacaaattttttaatgaaacaaattttggtatgaaatttggtatgacatttttttaagtcaaacagttttttttaaacataaaaaaaaaattttcgtttaatttttggaGAAACCATTTAACCTTTAACTACTGAGGTGGTGGTAAATTTTACACCTCGTCGTTTGttttctctctcactctctgCAGTTGAGCGCTATGAATTTCATTCTCTTGGTATCTTCTCGTCATCCTAtgattattattcagttgtgtTTCTACAGTCGGAGGTATTGTATAAGCGGAGATATACCAGTGCTGGTGTCAAAATTACCACTCGTCCGGGGttacgtatttttttaatagaaattattttgccaCCACATCAGACTAAACGTAagtatttaatagaaaataaaataccacttctCAGGCTTAGCGTTAGTTTTTCGTGGAATCATTTTGACTACTCCTATGATTTATTGCAACTTATTTTATTAGGTTATGTCAAATTCAAGCCAATTAAATGACTTAGAGATAGCCAGATTGCTGGAAGACGATGACGAAATCAGTGACGTTGATGATGAAATTGCTGATCCTGATTTTTGCCTTCAAGATAGTGATTCAGATGATATAATGAGCATTGAAGATGAAGAAGGAAGTGAATGTGATATTTCCGAGGAAGATGTTGCTAAAGAAATTGACAATTCTAATGAACATGGAGATGGAGAAGACGCAATTGAGTCAATAGgagtaaccaaatatttttatggaaaaaatggtTTTACTCAATGCAGGTTatagaagaattaaaaaaaagacagCTTACGTACTTGGgtacattaaagaaaaataaaagggaaATACCTCCCGAATTTCAGCCCAATAAAAACAGACCAATTGGATCTTGTTTGTACGGTTTTACCAAAGAAGTTACCATTTTATCATATGTGCCTCACAAAAACACAGCTGGTCTTTTGTTATcttctatgcatcacagggaaGAAAGCGATATCCAAAGTGGAAAACCGGCAATAATAGCAGATTATAATAACACAAAAGGGGGAGTTGATGAACTTGATAAGAAGTGCTCCATATATTCAACCACTCGACGTACGCGACGCTGGCCACTCGCAATTTTTTATAGACTACTGGATATAAGTGCTGCAAATGCTTACGTTGTATATCAATCTTGTGCTGAGTTTGATGATAAATCGAGGGCAGACTTTTTGAAAAGTCTAGGCCGGCAATTGATTTTACCACATTTGCAAGGGCGACAGTATAATCCTCGACTATACAGGTTAATTCGAGACAATATAAGTAGCATCTTAGGACCAGACTCCGTAGCTTCCCCTATAGTAGAGCCGGCCACAACTGCGAAAAAGTTATGCTACATTTGCCCTAAGCCTATGTGTATGGGATGCAGTAAACGCGTATGCGTGAAGTGTGCAAATAAGGAATTTGATGAGTAAAAATCCTCCAAAAAGATTGatctgcagtttttttttttgaacataatttttgtttgttttcttttttgtgattCTAATGTCATAAATTTGGCTGTGAAAAGTTatctagttttgaattttttcttacaattttttttaagttatgttagtgctgtttttttagttttaagaaaagtgaCTATGAAATAAAGTCCTTGTTTTGTTAAACTAAAAGTTCGTtctctttaaatttattactctattcatttaaaaatatgttttagtattcctattaaaaacaaatagtttaaaaaaaatttttcgttcacaaaaattttttatagattATAAAGGGGTAAAATTTACCCCCACCTCAGTAACTACGTCCAAATATTTCACCTCAGTAGTTAAAggttaaaacgatttttttttctttttaaaaaaaaaaactaaacttttttatttaaaacttttggataaaaaaatggtttgtaattttttaaaaacccatACCGCAGgttttttctgattttcgtAGTCCTCTGCTTAGTGATCCCTGAATATTTCATAGCGGAACTCCCATAATGTTTCTagttatattcaataaatatagCAAATCAGTAAAATGTCTGCGCAAAATGCTGCTCGAGTGAAACGTTAGCCTAGATGGCCGTATTCTAAGCCCGTTTGCAAATTGACCGAAGCATCGTGACGTACATTAGTAAGCAGATGCAAtggtatttgaatataactcgaaaactgGGAATCCCACTATGAAATTTTCAGAGCCTGCTGAGCAAAGTCtgagttgttaataaaaatttaagaaaaatatctgaaaaaggTTTGAACAAAAGAGTAAAAAGTTatccaaaatattaataaaaaaatgcaatagtATACTTtatccacaaaattaaaaaaaatatttaaagtatttttctccaaaaaatttgaatttttctttaatattatatatattatccaaaaagttatgt is from Anastrepha ludens isolate Willacy chromosome 4, idAnaLude1.1, whole genome shotgun sequence and encodes:
- the LOC128861900 gene encoding piggyBac transposable element-derived protein 2-like, producing MDRRRFLTIEEIESYINTSSSEDEGEVVSAKRMKIVKPISKKITSVVYIPPADVGAVSDEELIDDNEMITEVSAMTDVCRELEVEHESDVEDFASPPSCLVGILDDGPSCSAKTTRPPDESGEESLKSNIVGSMSGKTPFELFLQFFDEEIMEMLVVNTNIYAHQNYIIVDISKQQINRFIGILILNGYHKVPHVEHYWSTQQTLGIPIVKQALSRNNFQLI